CTGTTGCCAGGCCTGAGGCTGGGCGGTGGCCAACAGCGGCAGCCGCAGCGCCTTGGCCAGGCTGGCGGCCGCGGCGGCCAGCGCACCCAAAACGCTGATGGCGATGCCGGCAACCCACCATTCCGGCTTGAGCGTCAGCTGTCCCGGGATTTGCGCGCCATAGAGTCCGCGCAGGGAAGCAACGACGTCGGGCAACAGGGCGGCCGCGATGAAATAGCCGCACACCAGCCCGATCAATCCTGCAACCAGCGCCAGCGACACCAGCTCAGCGACCAGCACCGCGTTCAGCATCCGCGCCGAGACGCCGCAGGCGCGCAAGGTGCGCAACATCGTAAGGCGCTGCTCGAAGGCAAGGCCAACGGCCGAATTGACGATGAACAGGCCGACAAAGAACGACAGCAGCCCGAATGCCGTCAGGTTCAGATGAAAACTGTCGGTGAGGCGTTCGAGATCGCTCTCCGCGTTGGGTTCGACCAGGCGAAGCCTGTCGCCGATGATGCTTTCAAGCGGCGCACGCTTGCCCGCGGTCTTGCCGATCAACAGGCGCGACACCTGATCCGGCATTTTCAACAGGCTCTGCGCAACCCCGATGTCGACCACCAGCACCCCGGGCACCAGTTGCGGCTGCACGCGAAGCGGCGGCAGCAGCGCGCCGCCATTGGCCTGATGCCGCGCGCCCTCGGCGAGCTTGAGATCGGACAGCGTCTCCGGCGCCACCAGCATTTCTCCCGGCGGCGTCATGAAGGATTGCAGGTCGGCTTTGCCGATGGCAGGTGCGCTGCCGACTTCCGCGGGTAACGTCACCGGCTCGATGCCGAGCAGGCGGAACGAACGTCCGTCGATCTGGATGCGGCCTTCGAGGACGGGCGACACCGGCCAGCCGGCGCGGCGCAGATCGACAAAGAGTTGCTGCGGGAAGGTCGCCCCGGTGCTTGCGACCAGCATGGCGGTGCGGGTGCCGCCGAAAGTGGCGGCGGCGCGGTCGTAGGAATTGCGCGCCTGCTGGTTGAGCGCCTGCACGCCGCTCCACAGCGCGGTCGCCGAAATCAATCCGATCAACAGCGTGGCGAGTTGCATCGGATGCCGGCGCCAGTGGCTCAGCAACACGGCCAGCGTCCACAGGGCGCGCTTCATGCGATCACCCCCGCAATAATTCCTGCATGGAGGTTGACCTGGCGGTCGAGCGTGGCGGCGAGCCGCGCGCTGTGGGTCACCAGCAGGAAACCGCAGCCAGAGCGCGCGACCAGATCGCGCGCCAGCGCCAGCACTTCATCGGCGGTGGCCTCGTCGAGATTGCCGGTCGGCTCGTCGGCCAGCAGCAGCAGCGGTTTTGTCGCGAGCGCTCGGCCGATCGCGACCCGCTGCTGCTGGCCGCCGGATAGTTGTTCGGGATAACGCTTCAGAAAATTCGATAGACCCAGCCGCTCCACCAGTTCGCGGTGCCAGTCGGGATCGTGACGGCCGGCGATGCGCGACTGGAATACGAGATTGTCTTCCACCGTCAGGCTCGGGATCAGGTTGAACTGCTGAAACACCAGGCCGAGGCGGTCGCGGCGCAATTCGGCCCGGCCGGCATCGCCGAGCTCCGACACCGAAGCATCGGCCAGCCTGATCTCGCCGCCGTCGGCGGCATCGAGGCCGGCGATCAGGTGCAGCAGCGTGCTCTTGCCGCTGCCGGATTCGCCGGTCAGCGCGACGCTCTCGCCGGCACTGACGGTCAAATTCACGCCGCGTAGCACCGCGATTTCTTCGCCAGCGGCGCGGTAACTCTTGGTCAGGCCGGTGACGCTAAGCACAACAGGGCTGCCGTTGGTGATGGCCACGATGGCCGCGCCTCACAACGGCTTCTGGTATTTCAGCACGAACTCGTCGACCGGCACCACCGGCTGAAACACCTTCGCATCCCGGGGATCTTCGGGATGACGCAGGAAATCGCCTTCCGCGACCAGCTTGAAACCGGCGGCCTCGATTTCCTGCCGCAGCGTGCTCTCCTCGATCCGGTGCAGCGTCCTGGCGACGCTGATGCCGTCGCCTTGCTTGGCCGAGTGGTCGGCGATGATGAGGAAACCTCCGGGCTTGAGCGCCGCGAACATCTTCTTGTTCATGACCGCGCGATCGACCGGCATGTAGCTGATATCGTGATAGGCGAAGAAGAACGTGATCAGGTCCAGCCCCGAAACCTCGGGTGGGATCGGATCGTCGAAGTCTCTCACGACATGCACGACATTCTTCATGACGGGCTTCTGGGCGCGGATGTCGAACCTGTCCTTGACGAAGCGTTCGATCACGGCGGCCGAATCCTGGGCGTAGACGGTGCCGGACGGGCCGACGGCGCGGGCCAGAAGCTCGGTGCTGTAGCCGGCGCTGGCCTCCATATCCAGAACCTTCATCCCGGTCCGGACGCCGGTAAAGGCCAGCATCTTGGCAGGCTGGCGGCGCTGGTCGGCCTGGCGGTCGACGTCGGTCCGGTCCGGGGAGGCGACGATGGCCTCATAGTCGGGTGCCTTGGCTTCCTGTGCAAAGGTGCCTGATGGTGCCGCAATCGCCAGTGAGACAAGCGCGCCGATGAGCAACGTGCGTCGATAGACCGTTCCAGACATGAGCATTCCCTTTTGTTTCCGGCAACATATCAGGGCAACACTATCAGATCACGGCCTCAATCCGGTGACGACGGGATCGTGATCCGGCTGCCGGGCTTCCCAAAACAACGTCAGGCGGCGCGTTACGGGCGGCTTGCAGTTGCACTGCACGCAACCTTACCAAAATCCGCAGTTGCGTTGCCGGGAAAGCCGTGGCTAGCATCGGACAAGTCCGGTTCA
The Bradyrhizobium sp. KBS0727 genome window above contains:
- a CDS encoding ABC transporter ATP-binding protein, which codes for MLSVTGLTKSYRAAGEEIAVLRGVNLTVSAGESVALTGESGSGKSTLLHLIAGLDAADGGEIRLADASVSELGDAGRAELRRDRLGLVFQQFNLIPSLTVEDNLVFQSRIAGRHDPDWHRELVERLGLSNFLKRYPEQLSGGQQQRVAIGRALATKPLLLLADEPTGNLDEATADEVLALARDLVARSGCGFLLVTHSARLAATLDRQVNLHAGIIAGVIA
- a CDS encoding class I SAM-dependent methyltransferase produces the protein MSGTVYRRTLLIGALVSLAIAAPSGTFAQEAKAPDYEAIVASPDRTDVDRQADQRRQPAKMLAFTGVRTGMKVLDMEASAGYSTELLARAVGPSGTVYAQDSAAVIERFVKDRFDIRAQKPVMKNVVHVVRDFDDPIPPEVSGLDLITFFFAYHDISYMPVDRAVMNKKMFAALKPGGFLIIADHSAKQGDGISVARTLHRIEESTLRQEIEAAGFKLVAEGDFLRHPEDPRDAKVFQPVVPVDEFVLKYQKPL